The uncultured Methanomethylovorans sp. genome contains a region encoding:
- a CDS encoding metal-dependent hydrolase, giving the protein MPYPIVHLMFFVFCLSSPALYGFAKTARLEGVHWTDWWYLMLLLAIGGFCSLLPDIPAVWNNLLYGTMEHTRAGPVPTHSLFFCSLAFIGVAFIGQLLYSNRDKAIALGTFAEAAALSHLLLDDVADGAITYFYPFYNKSMNLFSYVNVDLAKVNFMYYNLAGIVIVVFISCVMFMTLVSLNYLGFGIRYQPLGERNARLEYKTTVTSGNTLREMHTSQTEHITRLIDADHAEYKRR; this is encoded by the coding sequence ATGCCGTATCCCATTGTTCATCTAATGTTCTTTGTTTTCTGCTTATCCTCACCGGCCCTATACGGTTTCGCAAAGACTGCCCGTTTAGAAGGTGTACATTGGACTGATTGGTGGTATTTAATGTTGCTACTAGCCATTGGAGGCTTTTGTTCACTGCTACCGGACATACCCGCTGTATGGAATAACTTGCTGTATGGCACCATGGAACACACTAGAGCTGGGCCAGTACCTACTCATTCATTATTTTTCTGCAGCCTGGCGTTCATTGGTGTAGCTTTCATAGGTCAATTGCTGTATAGCAACCGTGACAAAGCCATAGCATTAGGAACATTTGCAGAGGCTGCAGCTCTCTCACATCTGCTTTTGGATGATGTGGCTGATGGTGCTATAACTTATTTTTATCCATTCTACAACAAGTCTATGAACCTGTTCTCTTACGTGAATGTGGATCTGGCAAAAGTAAACTTCATGTACTATAATCTTGCAGGCATAGTGATCGTTGTCTTCATTTCTTGTGTGATGTTTATGACGCTTGTGTCTCTTAACTATCTGGGTTTTGGAATCAGATATCAGCCTCTTGGAGAAAGAAATGCAAGACTGGAATACAAGACTACAGTGACATCTGGAAACACTCTAAGAGAAATGCATACATCTCAAACTGAACATATAACCAGACTTATAGATGCAGATCATGCAGAATATAAGCGGCGATAA
- a CDS encoding metal-dependent hydrolase, whose translation MPYPPVHLTLFVLLLVPIALYGFAQAVRQGKVQRRDWGHLLLLLAIGGFFSLFPDISAVWNLLVYGKLGGHCMIGSFPTHSILFSIIAIISGFLIGMLVYKQQNKALALGLFALATTLFHLLLDDLDDGVITYLYPVYNEPFSLFTFLYTNPTNMGFLNYAFAVAVGVVCFSFVLVLAYASLKYLGFGPRYEPFKQQN comes from the coding sequence ATGCCATATCCTCCCGTACACTTAACACTCTTTGTATTGCTGTTAGTACCGATAGCCCTCTATGGATTTGCACAAGCTGTCCGCCAGGGAAAAGTGCAGCGCAGAGACTGGGGACATTTGTTGTTATTGCTAGCCATAGGCGGCTTTTTTTCGCTGTTTCCGGATATATCTGCCGTATGGAACTTGCTGGTGTACGGCAAATTGGGAGGGCATTGTATGATAGGGTCTTTTCCCACACATTCAATATTGTTCAGTATCATTGCTATTATCAGCGGATTTCTGATAGGCATGCTGGTGTACAAACAGCAGAACAAAGCTTTAGCTTTAGGATTATTTGCACTGGCTACCACGCTATTCCATCTGCTGTTAGATGATCTTGACGATGGAGTCATTACATACCTATACCCGGTGTACAATGAACCATTTAGCCTGTTCACCTTCCTGTACACAAACCCTACAAATATGGGTTTTCTGAACTACGCCTTTGCAGTTGCAGTTGGGGTAGTCTGTTTCTCCTTTGTGTTGGTTCTGGCTTATGCATCCCTTAAGTATCTGGGATTTGGCCCCAGGTACGAGCCTTTTAAACAGCAGAATTGA
- a CDS encoding PGF-pre-PGF domain-containing protein: MKLKRFTYFGVVLLLLIITIGTISAANSTVDPSKLIEAITLAVDKVGDAVAGTDIGQYPQSAINALKTAISAAQDVADNTNSTQPQIDAALAALNESIDVFDASKITTVTVDKTALTAAIKTANTKVKAAVAGTDVGQYPQSAIDTFKTAISAAQKVLDNKSAKQPEVDQAVTTLKAAQKKFDAAKITTVNKDALTAAIEDASKKADAAVAGTGMGQYPQAAINALNAAIDAAQEIADDSAATEDEVAKAVTTLKAAVTTFDAAKITTVNKDALTAAIEEASEKAETAVAGTGVGQYPQAAIDTFNAAIDAAQEVADDATATESEVAKAVTNLKAAVIAFDAAKISTVDKTALTAAIEDASEKAEAAVAGTHVGEYPQSAIDALNAAIDAAQEIAEDATANERDVAQAVTNLKAAESTFDATKITTVNIILPYVTKLEETVTGSDWINWNWINPTEEDFSHVQIYMNGAFVADTSADPSIHSYNATGLSNAATYTISIRTVDVAGNISSTWVNDSATTGQLPTIYNLHGTNITNSSITLVWEASNDTSRVQISRDGSILGNVSGITTYVDGNLSTGTTYGYTLIPYDESGLIGNSVSVSLSTSSGSSSGGSSGGGGSSSSGSSGGGGGAGGSSEDFANIALKDADTEYLTANANVTYEFTKNGIDIMSVSFYSLKTSGEITSTVELLKNQSKMVNSTPEGDVYEYINIWVGKAGFATASNIDNPHISFKVKTSWIEEMGIKPTDVRLQRYNGTAWEVLPTTVISETTDYVVFESQTPGFSPFAITAEKALASPITTETVKEAAKAAIVTTQQVVQEKKNTIWTFVIAIAAVEVLSIGFEYYRRKR, encoded by the coding sequence ATGAAATTGAAGAGATTTACGTATTTTGGAGTTGTCCTTCTTCTGCTGATAATAACAATAGGAACAATATCAGCTGCAAATTCTACTGTTGATCCTAGTAAATTAATAGAAGCTATAACATTAGCTGTTGATAAAGTAGGAGATGCTGTAGCAGGAACAGATATCGGTCAATATCCGCAATCTGCAATCAATGCATTAAAAACAGCTATTAGCGCAGCACAAGATGTTGCTGATAATACAAATTCAACGCAGCCTCAAATAGACGCTGCTCTCGCTGCTCTCAATGAATCTATAGATGTTTTTGATGCATCTAAAATAACAACAGTGACGGTGGACAAGACCGCATTAACAGCAGCTATCAAGACAGCCAATACTAAAGTAAAAGCTGCGGTGGCAGGAACAGACGTAGGCCAATATCCGCAGTCTGCAATCGATACATTTAAGACTGCTATCAGTGCAGCACAAAAGGTTCTTGACAACAAGAGTGCAAAACAGCCTGAGGTAGATCAGGCGGTCACTACTCTTAAGGCGGCTCAAAAGAAGTTTGATGCAGCAAAGATAACAACAGTGAATAAGGATGCATTAACAGCAGCCATTGAGGATGCCAGTAAAAAAGCAGATGCAGCAGTAGCAGGAACAGGAATGGGTCAGTACCCGCAAGCTGCAATTAATGCATTAAATGCGGCCATTGACGCAGCGCAGGAAATTGCAGATGATTCCGCTGCAACTGAGGATGAAGTAGCAAAGGCAGTTACGACTCTTAAGGCAGCTGTAACTACTTTTGATGCAGCTAAAATAACAACAGTTAATAAAGATGCATTAACAGCAGCCATTGAGGAAGCCAGTGAAAAGGCAGAAACCGCAGTAGCAGGGACTGGAGTGGGACAGTATCCGCAAGCTGCAATTGATACATTTAATGCCGCTATTGACGCAGCACAGGAAGTTGCAGATGATGCAACTGCGACTGAAAGTGAGGTAGCGAAGGCAGTAACCAACCTTAAGGCAGCTGTAATTGCTTTTGACGCAGCTAAAATATCAACAGTGGACAAGACTGCATTAACGGCAGCGATTGAGGATGCCAGTGAAAAGGCAGAAGCAGCAGTAGCCGGAACACATGTAGGAGAGTATCCGCAATCTGCAATTGATGCATTAAATGCAGCCATTGATGCAGCACAGGAAATTGCAGAAGATGCAACTGCAAATGAAAGGGATGTGGCCCAGGCAGTTACTAATCTTAAAGCGGCTGAAAGTACTTTTGATGCAACTAAAATTACAACAGTAAATATAATACTCCCCTATGTGACAAAACTGGAAGAAACAGTTACAGGTTCTGACTGGATCAACTGGAATTGGATAAATCCTACTGAGGAGGATTTTAGCCATGTCCAAATCTACATGAATGGCGCATTTGTCGCAGATACATCAGCCGATCCATCTATTCATTCCTACAATGCAACGGGACTTTCCAACGCAGCTACTTACACCATCAGTATACGTACTGTAGATGTTGCCGGGAACATCAGCTCTACATGGGTCAATGATTCGGCCACTACCGGACAACTGCCAACAATATACAACCTGCACGGTACAAACATCACTAATAGTTCTATCACGCTGGTATGGGAAGCTTCCAATGATACCTCTCGCGTACAGATCAGCAGAGATGGAAGTATCCTCGGTAATGTGAGCGGAATCACAACTTATGTAGATGGAAACCTGAGCACTGGCACAACTTATGGCTATACTTTAATTCCATACGATGAAAGTGGCCTGATAGGGAACTCAGTAAGTGTTAGCCTTAGTACGTCTTCCGGCAGCAGCAGTGGCGGCAGTAGCGGCGGAGGAGGTAGCAGTAGTAGCGGAAGCAGCGGTGGCGGAGGAGGAGCCGGTGGCAGCTCCGAGGACTTTGCGAACATAGCATTAAAAGATGCGGATACCGAGTATCTCACAGCAAATGCCAACGTAACTTATGAGTTCACTAAAAACGGAATTGACATAATGTCAGTGAGTTTCTATTCCCTGAAGACTTCAGGAGAGATCACTTCCACTGTAGAGCTTTTGAAGAACCAGTCAAAAATGGTAAACAGCACTCCAGAAGGGGATGTTTATGAATATATCAACATCTGGGTGGGTAAAGCCGGATTTGCCACTGCATCCAACATAGATAATCCGCACATTAGTTTCAAGGTAAAAACCTCCTGGATAGAGGAGATGGGTATAAAGCCAACTGACGTAAGGCTGCAGAGATACAACGGTACAGCCTGGGAAGTGTTGCCGACTACAGTGATCAGTGAAACAACGGATTATGTAGTATTTGAATCCCAAACCCCTGGCTTCTCACCTTTTGCCATCACGGCAGAAAAAGCACTTGCATCTCCCATAACTACTGAAACCGTTAAAGAGGCTGCCAAGGCAGCAATAGTAACCACCCAGCAGGTAGTCCAGGAGAAAAAGAACACCATCTGGACATTCGTCATAGCCATTGCCGCAGTGGAAGTGCTTTCCATCGGATTTGAGTATTACAGGAGGAAGAGGTAA
- a CDS encoding glycosyltransferase family 2 protein: MSSEIIGEVVKDVHGHGGNGSFPRPIIPSEEYLDTGMDEDSILIDTVTPSKNPRSSGKIVAAIPAYNEEIAIGSVIARAREHVDEVLVIDDGSADRTAYVAELMGATLLRHEKNAGKGAALRTAFKWAMENNAEIVVTLDSDGQHNPDEIPILLEPILNKEADVVNGARFLKGHTLKVPKYRRLGQEILTFATNMTADFKVKVNDSQSGFRAFSKDTLAIFKFNNNGMGVESEMLANATEAGMRIKEVPISCRYDIEGSTFNPFKHGMSVLNSIINHFQRRHPLLYFGVPGLFCFVVGLGLAFITYDWYQNRSGFAIGMALLAMTFSLIGTFGMFTGLILNSLASYLPEKRV, encoded by the coding sequence ATGTCATCTGAGATCATCGGAGAGGTCGTAAAAGATGTTCATGGCCATGGGGGAAATGGCTCTTTCCCAAGACCCATTATTCCATCTGAAGAGTATCTTGATACAGGCATGGATGAGGACTCAATTCTTATTGACACTGTTACCCCCTCCAAAAATCCCAGAAGCTCCGGGAAAATTGTAGCAGCTATCCCTGCTTACAATGAGGAGATCGCCATAGGCAGTGTCATCGCCCGCGCCAGAGAACATGTCGATGAAGTGCTTGTGATCGATGATGGCAGTGCTGACCGTACTGCTTATGTAGCTGAACTTATGGGTGCTACTCTGCTACGCCATGAGAAAAATGCAGGTAAAGGTGCTGCCCTTAGAACTGCTTTCAAGTGGGCTATGGAAAATAATGCTGAAATTGTTGTAACATTAGACTCAGATGGCCAACACAATCCCGATGAGATCCCCATTCTACTGGAACCGATCCTCAATAAGGAAGCTGATGTAGTCAATGGCGCACGTTTTCTTAAGGGCCACACTCTCAAAGTCCCTAAATACCGCCGCCTCGGCCAGGAGATACTTACCTTTGCCACCAACATGACTGCTGATTTTAAAGTAAAGGTAAACGATTCCCAGAGTGGATTCCGTGCATTCTCAAAAGACACTCTCGCCATCTTTAAGTTCAATAATAATGGTATGGGCGTAGAGTCTGAGATGCTCGCCAACGCCACTGAAGCTGGCATGAGGATCAAGGAAGTGCCAATTTCATGCAGATATGATATAGAAGGATCTACATTCAACCCGTTCAAGCATGGAATGTCTGTATTAAATTCAATAATAAACCACTTTCAGAGGAGGCACCCACTATTGTATTTCGGAGTGCCCGGACTATTTTGCTTTGTTGTAGGCTTGGGGCTTGCTTTTATAACATATGATTGGTACCAAAATAGAAGTGGCTTTGCTATTGGAATGGCACTATTAGCTATGACTTTTTCTTTGATAGGAACTTTTGGGATGTTTACTGGGTTAATATTGAATTCATTGGCCTCATATCTACCAGAAAAGAGAGTATAG
- a CDS encoding ATP-grasp domain-containing protein has product MPNVFVTDAQMRSSLAVIQSLGKNGLNVTAGEETRFTTGFFSKFTDQRVVYPSPKKNPDEFIDFLTNELQQKEYDVLFPIADACLKPLVCNEKEISKYTSLALPPKDVFFRGYDKGNTLKFAIDNDIPCPKTYFVNDKDELYNLTNEFEYPLVIKPRISSGSRGFHVCHSFEELVTKFQDSNQKYGNLLIQEYIPSGGEFGVYTLFNFDSEPRALTVQRRIRSYPASGGPSTLRETVKNETTDKAVEMAFKLLKAMGWIGVAMVEFRIDARDGIPKLMEVNSRFWGSLKLSILGGVDFPYLLYRMHVDGDVTPVFDYKAGVKCRWLLPGDILWFLTTPNKYQNSREFFKIDTPFDIISREDPGPTFGFMFASMRYMFDRDMWKFILRR; this is encoded by the coding sequence ATGCCTAATGTTTTTGTCACTGATGCTCAGATGAGAAGTTCCCTTGCAGTAATTCAATCTCTTGGAAAAAACGGACTGAATGTAACTGCCGGAGAAGAAACAAGATTTACAACTGGTTTTTTCTCAAAGTTCACTGATCAGCGGGTTGTATACCCAAGTCCAAAAAAAAATCCCGATGAATTCATTGACTTTCTTACAAATGAACTACAGCAAAAAGAATATGATGTTCTTTTTCCAATTGCAGATGCATGCTTAAAACCATTAGTATGTAATGAAAAAGAGATTTCTAAATATACCTCTCTAGCTTTACCTCCAAAAGATGTCTTTTTTAGAGGGTACGATAAAGGTAATACTTTAAAGTTTGCAATTGATAATGATATTCCGTGTCCAAAAACGTATTTTGTTAATGACAAGGATGAATTATACAATTTAACCAATGAGTTTGAATATCCTTTGGTAATAAAACCTAGAATAAGTTCGGGTAGCAGGGGTTTTCATGTTTGTCATTCTTTTGAGGAGCTAGTTACTAAATTCCAAGACTCCAACCAGAAATATGGAAATCTCTTGATTCAAGAGTATATTCCTTCTGGAGGAGAGTTTGGAGTATATACACTTTTTAACTTTGATTCTGAACCTCGCGCATTAACCGTCCAGAGAAGGATTAGATCATATCCTGCATCTGGCGGTCCAAGTACTTTAAGAGAAACGGTGAAAAATGAAACCACAGATAAAGCTGTAGAAATGGCTTTTAAGTTGTTAAAAGCGATGGGTTGGATTGGAGTAGCGATGGTAGAATTCAGAATAGATGCAAGAGATGGCATCCCAAAGCTGATGGAAGTGAATTCCAGATTTTGGGGATCATTAAAACTATCTATTCTCGGTGGAGTGGATTTTCCTTATTTACTCTATCGTATGCATGTGGATGGGGATGTTACCCCAGTATTTGACTATAAGGCAGGAGTAAAATGCAGGTGGCTATTACCTGGAGATATACTCTGGTTCTTGACAACTCCAAATAAATACCAAAATTCCCGTGAGTTTTTTAAAATCGATACTCCCTTTGATATAATCTCGAGAGAAGATCCCGGGCCAACATTTGGTTTTATGTTTGCATCTATGCGATATATGTTTGATAGAGACATGTGGAAATTTATACTAAGAAGGTGA
- a CDS encoding DUF3473 domain-containing protein, with the protein MIVESLTPLLSLLDKYETKATFFVLGTVAEKHPEVIENLHKKGHEIACHAYSHDTLYKLGPAGFEKEIFKSVELLEKYKPIGFRAPSFSINNDTKWAFEILEKYGFKYDSSIFPIKTMLYGIPNAPTHVYHPNKQDISKHDPSGKIIEFPLTTVKIGFNFPIAGGFYLRVLPIWFLKWGIKRVNKNRPAIIYLHPWETYKEIPKFKLPMFSRFEAYHGISSALFKLEELLKEFKFAPVKEVLANEI; encoded by the coding sequence TTGATTGTTGAATCACTAACTCCTCTACTATCTTTATTAGACAAGTATGAAACAAAAGCTACTTTTTTTGTTCTAGGTACTGTAGCCGAAAAACATCCAGAGGTTATTGAAAATCTCCACAAAAAAGGACATGAAATTGCCTGTCATGCTTATTCTCATGACACATTATACAAATTAGGACCAGCAGGTTTTGAAAAAGAAATATTCAAATCAGTGGAACTTTTAGAAAAATATAAACCGATTGGTTTCAGAGCACCATCTTTTTCAATCAACAACGACACGAAGTGGGCCTTTGAAATACTTGAAAAGTATGGATTTAAATATGATTCAAGTATTTTTCCAATCAAAACAATGTTATATGGGATACCAAATGCTCCAACCCATGTTTATCACCCTAATAAACAAGATATTTCTAAACACGATCCATCTGGTAAAATTATCGAATTTCCATTGACAACAGTAAAAATTGGATTCAACTTCCCTATTGCAGGTGGCTTTTATCTGAGAGTACTCCCCATCTGGTTTTTAAAATGGGGAATAAAAAGAGTGAATAAAAACAGGCCAGCAATAATCTACCTTCATCCATGGGAAACATATAAAGAAATTCCAAAATTCAAGTTACCCATGTTTTCAAGATTTGAAGCTTATCATGGAATATCTTCTGCTTTGTTCAAGCTCGAAGAATTATTGAAAGAATTCAAATTTGCACCAGTTAAGGAAGTGTTAGCAAATGAAATATGA
- a CDS encoding PHP domain-containing protein: MKYDLHIHSKYSYDSNLHPEKIIKIAKKRGLDGIAITDHGTIKGGIETSKLSKNDEFKIIVGTEIKTEYGDVIGLFLNEEIRSTKFDEVLNEIKMQGGLSILAHPYRQYKFPEKIITGVDMIEGFNARSKTAHNKKAYELGINFNKSMTAGSDAHSYFEIGRGITEVENVDDLLRQKTNVYGKETNYYLSHGLSVINEILRKYV, from the coding sequence ATGAAATATGATTTGCATATACACTCTAAATATTCATATGATTCAAATCTCCATCCAGAGAAAATAATTAAGATTGCAAAGAAGAGAGGACTGGATGGGATAGCCATAACTGATCATGGAACGATTAAAGGTGGAATTGAAACCTCAAAATTAAGTAAAAATGATGAGTTCAAAATAATTGTAGGCACGGAAATTAAAACAGAGTATGGAGATGTTATTGGATTATTCTTAAATGAAGAAATTCGAAGTACTAAATTTGATGAAGTTCTTAATGAAATTAAAATGCAGGGTGGTTTAAGCATACTGGCACATCCTTACAGACAATACAAATTCCCTGAAAAGATAATTACTGGAGTAGACATGATAGAAGGATTCAATGCCAGATCTAAAACAGCACATAACAAAAAAGCATATGAACTTGGTATTAACTTCAATAAATCCATGACCGCAGGCAGTGACGCTCACTCATATTTTGAAATTGGAAGAGGTATAACTGAAGTTGAAAACGTAGACGATTTGCTAAGGCAAAAAACTAATGTTTATGGTAAAGAAACAAATTATTATCTGTCTCATGGATTGAGTGTTATTAATGAAATATTAAGGAAATATGTTTGA
- a CDS encoding glycosyltransferase family 2 protein, whose product MDNNINFVSIILLTYNSALDLPECVPSLLSQTYGNFEIIIVDNASSDGTVEFIHKNYPQLKLIEAGKNLGYPSGNNLGFEYARGNYVVVVNPDTVADSQWLTELIKPLDEDSSITATTSKIKIYYDTDKINACGDISHYTGLTFCKGLHAPSDSFSQSEEIGAVAGGSFAIRREMLDYIKGFDSDFFLYMEDTDLSWRVRFAGGKLVYVPTSIIYHKFKLSIAAWKHFYLERNRYMMLLKNLETKTLLLLLPGLVLTEIVTMGHATLNGPEYIRNKFKAYWWIVNNRNIIFEHRKKTLATKKISDKEFFQLIEWRVPYEQIIKNKTLLWCADKLFNTAYRLHFTVAKRLI is encoded by the coding sequence ATGGATAACAATATTAATTTCGTGAGTATAATCCTCCTGACCTATAATAGTGCCCTAGATTTGCCAGAGTGTGTTCCGTCTCTTCTTTCACAGACATACGGTAATTTCGAGATAATTATAGTAGACAATGCTTCCTCAGACGGAACTGTTGAGTTTATCCACAAGAATTATCCGCAGTTAAAACTAATTGAAGCTGGCAAAAATCTTGGTTATCCATCAGGAAATAATCTAGGCTTTGAGTATGCAAGGGGCAACTATGTAGTGGTTGTGAACCCGGATACAGTAGCAGATTCTCAGTGGTTAACAGAACTCATAAAACCACTTGATGAGGATTCATCTATCACAGCAACAACTTCAAAAATTAAAATATATTACGATACAGATAAAATCAATGCATGTGGGGATATATCTCATTACACTGGCCTTACTTTTTGCAAGGGATTGCATGCACCTTCGGATAGCTTCAGCCAGTCTGAAGAAATCGGAGCCGTAGCTGGGGGTTCATTTGCTATTCGACGAGAAATGCTTGACTACATAAAAGGATTTGATTCTGATTTTTTCCTTTATATGGAAGATACAGATCTTTCTTGGCGTGTTAGATTTGCAGGTGGAAAGCTAGTGTATGTGCCGACTTCTATTATTTACCACAAGTTCAAATTATCAATAGCAGCTTGGAAGCATTTCTACCTGGAACGCAATAGGTACATGATGTTGCTGAAAAACTTAGAAACAAAGACTCTATTATTGCTTTTGCCGGGCTTGGTATTAACTGAAATAGTTACCATGGGTCATGCGACATTAAATGGGCCCGAATATATTAGAAATAAATTTAAAGCTTATTGGTGGATTGTAAATAACAGAAATATTATCTTTGAGCACAGAAAAAAAACCCTTGCAACTAAAAAAATTTCAGATAAAGAGTTTTTTCAGCTCATTGAGTGGCGAGTGCCGTATGAACAGATTATTAAGAATAAGACTCTTCTTTGGTGTGCAGATAAACTTTTCAACACTGCTTATAGATTACACTTTACAGTTGCAAAGAGATTAATTTAA
- a CDS encoding glycosyltransferase family 4 protein — MHICIIAGEFPPHCAGIGNYAYNLARKLIDHGHKVTVFTRGDWKNCCSIENVDGIIVHRIRFIPIYPFHVDLHGIFLNRKFKILESSFDLVHVHSPLIPVVRTRLPLVLTEHGTTKSDIENSVSSDFHSKLIRLLSKKLISLDIKAIENSDQITAVSHSCANDINRAYNINRKITVVNNGVDTNYFTPNSNNDRYNTTEPYILYTGRLDSRKGLVDLIESAKYICAKYPRMKFVLIGKGPNREYLEQKVKEMKLEQNILFTGFVEKNILLKYYQNAQIYVFPSYFEGLPTTLLEAMSCGLPVIATDVAGNSEVIKNGENGLLVSQKAPLQIAEAMIKLLSDDMFRFEIGLAARAHVIENYDWEIISNKIEEIYNDIKQS; from the coding sequence ATGCATATATGTATTATTGCAGGAGAGTTTCCTCCCCACTGTGCAGGCATTGGAAACTATGCATATAATTTAGCAAGGAAACTAATAGATCATGGGCACAAAGTAACTGTTTTTACACGAGGTGATTGGAAAAATTGTTGTAGTATAGAAAATGTAGATGGAATTATTGTCCATAGAATTAGATTCATTCCAATTTATCCATTTCACGTAGATTTACATGGAATATTTCTTAATCGTAAATTTAAAATATTAGAAAGCTCATTTGACTTAGTCCACGTTCATAGTCCACTTATTCCGGTAGTCCGCACAAGATTACCCCTAGTTTTAACAGAGCATGGAACTACAAAGAGTGATATAGAGAATAGTGTTTCAAGTGATTTTCATTCAAAATTAATTAGATTGCTATCCAAGAAACTTATTTCACTTGATATAAAAGCTATTGAGAATTCAGATCAAATTACAGCAGTATCACATTCATGTGCAAACGATATAAACAGAGCATACAACATCAATCGTAAAATAACAGTAGTAAATAATGGTGTAGATACAAATTATTTTACCCCTAATAGTAATAATGATAGATATAATACAACTGAGCCATATATATTATACACAGGTCGGTTAGATAGTAGAAAAGGACTGGTGGACTTAATAGAAAGTGCTAAGTACATTTGTGCAAAGTATCCTCGAATGAAATTTGTTTTGATTGGAAAAGGCCCAAATCGAGAATATCTTGAACAAAAAGTTAAAGAAATGAAATTAGAACAAAATATACTATTTACTGGGTTTGTAGAGAAGAATATATTATTAAAATATTACCAGAATGCACAAATCTATGTGTTCCCATCATATTTTGAAGGCCTGCCTACAACTTTACTTGAAGCAATGTCGTGTGGACTACCAGTAATTGCAACAGACGTTGCAGGTAATTCTGAAGTGATTAAAAATGGTGAAAATGGTTTGTTGGTTTCTCAGAAAGCACCTCTACAAATAGCAGAAGCAATGATTAAACTATTAAGTGATGATATGTTTCGATTTGAAATTGGGCTTGCGGCAAGAGCACACGTTATTGAGAATTATGATTGGGAAATAATATCAAACAAAATTGAGGAAATCTATAATGATATTAAGCAGAGTTAA